In uncultured Cohaesibacter sp., a genomic segment contains:
- a CDS encoding MFS transporter, whose product MSGNSLRRYFQFFLIVLAAGAIYPVIYLRTNYQVTILEVFGLTSSDLNNFYSFLGLAYVIGYIPSGLLSDRFSAKWLISISLAGTAICGFWFASVPDPSQVRIIFFLWGVFSVFTFWSAHMKLVKMLARSSEEGRFFGILDGGRGVVEALMGTIGLAVFAAILGSSTELATKTSALVSVINLYSAIVLACAVLIAILVDSERKLAEHREHAGERTEAEKFHFRSIGKLLINGNIYLMGSVIFMGYATYWTVYYLGGFLQTKVGVDAVTVGTITTIVLWMRPVGGFIGGFLADRIGRPQTVAGAVVGAAVLLTLLTMLPITSVKTFYVVIVVLGIFLYAIRGTYWSLLGQCGIDAALMGTAIGVISFIGYLPDIILPQLNSYLTATFGDVGGYDAYFLVSAGFALVGAIFALIYGRINGRSSQVKPKAILES is encoded by the coding sequence ATGTCCGGGAACAGCTTACGAAGATATTTCCAGTTTTTTCTGATTGTTCTGGCAGCTGGCGCTATTTATCCGGTGATCTATCTGCGCACGAACTATCAAGTTACTATTTTGGAAGTGTTTGGTCTGACGTCGTCCGACCTCAACAACTTTTATTCCTTTTTGGGACTGGCCTATGTCATCGGCTATATCCCGAGCGGGCTCTTAAGCGACCGCTTTTCAGCCAAATGGCTGATCTCGATTTCTCTTGCTGGCACCGCAATCTGCGGCTTCTGGTTCGCATCGGTGCCCGATCCCTCTCAGGTTCGGATCATCTTCTTCCTATGGGGGGTCTTCTCGGTCTTCACCTTCTGGAGCGCTCACATGAAGCTAGTCAAAATGCTGGCCAGATCGTCGGAGGAAGGGCGGTTTTTCGGCATTCTTGACGGTGGTAGAGGGGTTGTCGAAGCCCTTATGGGAACCATAGGACTGGCTGTCTTTGCTGCCATTCTTGGCTCCAGCACGGAACTCGCAACCAAGACGTCTGCTCTTGTTTCGGTGATCAATCTCTACTCCGCGATTGTCTTGGCATGTGCTGTTCTGATCGCAATCCTCGTCGACAGTGAGCGCAAGCTGGCCGAGCACAGAGAGCATGCGGGAGAACGCACCGAGGCGGAAAAATTCCACTTCCGCAGCATCGGCAAGCTGCTCATCAACGGCAATATCTATCTCATGGGCAGCGTCATCTTCATGGGTTACGCAACCTACTGGACCGTCTATTACCTCGGCGGTTTCCTGCAGACCAAGGTCGGCGTCGATGCCGTGACCGTTGGCACGATCACAACCATCGTTCTGTGGATGCGTCCGGTTGGCGGCTTCATTGGCGGCTTTCTCGCCGACCGCATTGGCCGCCCGCAAACCGTCGCAGGTGCGGTGGTCGGTGCGGCGGTCCTGCTCACTCTGCTCACCATGCTGCCAATCACCTCGGTGAAGACCTTCTATGTGGTGATCGTGGTCCTCGGCATCTTCCTTTATGCGATCCGGGGCACCTATTGGTCGCTGTTGGGCCAGTGCGGCATCGACGCGGCCCTGATGGGCACGGCAATCGGGGTGATCTCCTTCATTGGCTATCTGCCAGACATCATCCTGCCGCAGCTGAACTCCTATCTCACCGCCACCTTTGGTGACGTTGGAGGGTATGACGCCTACTTCCTGGTCAGCGCCGGTTTTGCTCTGGTAGGGGCCATCTTTGCCTTAATTTACGGACGCATCAACGGCAGAAGCAGTCAGGTGAAGCCGAAAGCCATTCTGGAAAGCTGA
- a CDS encoding SIS domain-containing protein, whose product MFNIDYDALNPLERQIHTTLKQASRTAETIRITDAAQMCNCSVSKISKFVQKLGFANYKKYLDYLYGRAQPETKPSSELERIGRFLETFDQNKVRELANLIHGSNKLVLLGYGPSYLCAQYFEYKFKTCTNKICIAVPDDLTASSIIDANTLLLVFTVTGAFKSFEEIYRETKAKGAEVALILEEYNPSVLTRYDRIFCLTDGHQPAELKAYEKSRTVFFIFMEEVIRELSRLQQHQRRYSK is encoded by the coding sequence ATGTTCAACATAGATTACGACGCACTGAACCCGCTGGAGCGGCAAATCCACACAACCCTCAAGCAAGCCAGCCGGACAGCGGAGACGATCCGCATCACCGACGCGGCACAGATGTGCAACTGCTCGGTCTCCAAGATTTCGAAATTCGTGCAGAAGCTTGGATTTGCCAATTACAAGAAATATCTCGACTATCTCTATGGCCGGGCACAGCCCGAAACCAAACCGTCGAGCGAGCTGGAGCGGATCGGACGCTTTCTTGAGACCTTCGATCAAAACAAGGTGCGGGAACTGGCCAACCTCATCCATGGCAGCAACAAGCTGGTGTTGTTGGGATATGGCCCGTCCTATCTCTGTGCGCAGTATTTTGAATACAAGTTCAAGACCTGCACCAACAAGATCTGCATCGCCGTGCCCGATGATCTCACGGCCTCCTCGATCATCGATGCCAACACGCTACTTCTGGTTTTCACCGTCACAGGCGCCTTCAAATCCTTTGAGGAGATCTACAGAGAAACTAAGGCAAAAGGGGCCGAGGTGGCGCTGATCTTGGAGGAATACAATCCCTCTGTCCTGACCCGCTACGACCGCATCTTTTGCCTGACGGATGGCCATCAGCCTGCCGAGTTAAAGGCTTACGAAAAGAGCCGAACCGTTTTCTTCATTTTTATGGAGGAGGTTATTAGGGAGCTCTCCCGACTTCAGCAACACCAAAGAAGGTATTCCAAATAA
- a CDS encoding RNA-directed DNA polymerase: MTLTFADRLSTLLAQGYFPKELPPPFSTASFASKIDAVEELWTAHEASLNQKQRRSYPPVSRYARFDMARKGHSRRMLAVPNPVNQFLLTKVIAEHQEEFETLFRSSRISLTPAVITVDGGRAVPLEKLSVLTEKRIQAYATARAILQTDILSFYHAIYTHSIPWALHSKRVAKRNRNTADPNVFGNLIDALMRSCQDGQTIGIPVGPDSSRIISEIILCAVEQQVEQSIFVKLTAGYRYMDDFFLCFASHVDAEAFLAALREAVLGFDLQLNASKTRIIDALEFNEEGWPGDITQLRIRSQSQNQRRDLMRFFTESIRLAKSWPDESIAAFSIRKSSRVLVLRENWEIYEPFLLRTARENSNCLDSVVKILCTYAAAGYPIGNRVKEFSESMIEEHAPYNHHYEVAWILWLCRSLSIKLGERATQLAARVENSICGCLFLMMRSRSLLSGRGSVSEWTGAVTAEDLQGEHWMLIYEAGIRKSWKIPGAEAAVSADPHFSALRDQSISFFNPSASNVPVELPRINNLLEAALEGRRSAILNGNIRFESNIPRSLRKFQTLGEDYGEDDEAWGNQFYFSDADQDDFDDEF, encoded by the coding sequence ATGACATTGACCTTTGCTGATCGCCTATCGACTTTGCTTGCTCAGGGGTATTTCCCGAAGGAGTTACCCCCTCCGTTTAGCACCGCCTCTTTCGCTAGCAAGATCGATGCGGTGGAGGAACTATGGACGGCGCACGAAGCGAGCCTAAACCAGAAGCAGAGGAGAAGTTACCCACCTGTCAGCCGGTACGCGAGATTCGATATGGCGCGCAAGGGCCATTCCCGTCGCATGCTCGCTGTTCCAAATCCAGTGAATCAATTTCTATTGACGAAAGTGATCGCAGAACATCAAGAAGAGTTCGAAACGCTGTTTAGGAGCTCGCGTATCAGCCTAACTCCGGCTGTGATCACAGTTGACGGTGGGCGGGCCGTTCCGCTGGAGAAACTATCCGTGCTTACAGAAAAGCGCATCCAAGCTTACGCGACCGCGCGGGCCATACTGCAAACCGACATTCTAAGCTTCTACCATGCAATTTACACTCACTCGATTCCTTGGGCGTTGCACAGCAAAAGGGTCGCTAAGAGGAACCGTAATACTGCTGATCCTAATGTATTTGGCAACTTAATCGATGCCCTGATGAGATCTTGCCAGGACGGGCAAACGATCGGCATTCCCGTCGGTCCTGATTCATCGCGGATTATTTCGGAAATCATTCTCTGTGCGGTAGAGCAACAGGTTGAGCAATCAATCTTTGTTAAACTGACGGCAGGCTACCGTTATATGGATGACTTCTTTCTGTGCTTTGCTTCCCATGTCGATGCAGAGGCTTTCCTAGCCGCGCTGCGGGAGGCAGTTCTTGGCTTCGATTTGCAGTTAAATGCATCCAAAACGCGAATTATTGATGCCTTAGAGTTCAACGAGGAGGGATGGCCTGGTGACATTACGCAGCTTCGAATTCGGTCTCAGTCGCAGAACCAGCGCCGCGATCTTATGCGGTTCTTCACCGAGTCAATAAGGCTCGCGAAGTCGTGGCCGGACGAAAGTATCGCTGCATTCTCAATTCGAAAGTCTTCAAGAGTTCTTGTCCTGCGAGAAAACTGGGAAATTTATGAGCCGTTCCTCCTTCGAACTGCCCGAGAAAACTCGAACTGTCTGGACTCGGTGGTTAAGATTCTTTGCACTTATGCTGCTGCGGGATATCCGATCGGTAACAGGGTTAAGGAATTTTCCGAGTCCATGATAGAAGAACACGCGCCATATAATCACCATTATGAAGTCGCATGGATCCTTTGGTTGTGTAGATCACTGTCAATCAAATTGGGTGAAAGGGCGACGCAACTAGCGGCTCGTGTTGAGAACAGTATTTGTGGCTGCCTATTTCTTATGATGCGGAGCCGGTCTCTTCTTTCTGGTCGCGGCAGTGTTTCGGAATGGACTGGAGCAGTGACAGCCGAAGATCTTCAAGGCGAGCATTGGATGCTTATCTATGAAGCAGGAATAAGGAAATCTTGGAAAATTCCTGGAGCAGAAGCTGCCGTTTCGGCCGACCCGCATTTCAGCGCACTTCGTGATCAGAGCATCTCATTTTTCAATCCCTCTGCCAGCAACGTGCCCGTAGAGCTTCCAAGGATTAACAATCTGTTAGAGGCTGCGCTGGAAGGGCGCCGGTCTGCTATACTCAATGGGAATATCCGGTTCGAGTCCAACATTCCGAGAAGTCTTCGTAAGTTTCAAACGCTTGGTGAAGATTATGGAGAGGATGATGAAGCTTGGGGTAATCAGTTTTATTTTTCAGACGCTGATCAGGATGATTTTGACGATGAATTCTGA
- a CDS encoding SDR family oxidoreductase: MAFDLELAGKRVLVTGGTGGTGTAVAEFFAEQGARVMTTARKPPEALATATSFVAADVTTPEGCATVGKAVEDQFNGLDILVHVLGGSSAPAGGYAALTDEEWGRAIALNLMAAVRLDRLLLPGMVAQGKGVIAHVTSIQRQMPLPESTTAYAAAKAALSTYSKSLSKEVGPAGVRVVRISPGWIETDAALALADRLASDAGTDREGGKRIIMQGLGGIPIGRPTRPEEVAELIGFLCSPRAGAITGSEHVIDGGTVPVA; the protein is encoded by the coding sequence ATGGCTTTTGATCTTGAGCTTGCTGGCAAGCGGGTTCTGGTAACCGGTGGGACAGGAGGAACAGGTACAGCTGTGGCCGAGTTCTTCGCTGAGCAGGGCGCTCGCGTTATGACCACGGCGCGCAAGCCTCCTGAGGCTTTGGCAACAGCCACGTCCTTTGTCGCTGCTGATGTCACCACACCTGAAGGATGCGCAACAGTTGGCAAAGCGGTTGAGGATCAGTTCAATGGGCTTGATATACTCGTCCATGTTCTTGGTGGCTCTTCCGCTCCGGCCGGTGGGTATGCTGCGCTGACAGATGAGGAGTGGGGCCGAGCCATTGCTCTCAATCTCATGGCCGCGGTCCGTCTTGATCGTCTGCTGCTGCCCGGAATGGTCGCGCAAGGCAAAGGTGTCATTGCCCATGTCACCTCGATCCAGCGCCAGATGCCGCTACCTGAATCGACAACGGCTTACGCCGCCGCGAAGGCAGCCCTATCGACCTATTCGAAAAGCCTGTCCAAAGAGGTCGGGCCCGCAGGGGTCAGGGTTGTCAGGATCTCGCCTGGCTGGATTGAGACAGACGCAGCACTGGCGCTGGCTGATCGTCTGGCGAGCGATGCAGGTACGGATCGTGAGGGCGGCAAGCGGATCATCATGCAGGGTCTCGGCGGTATTCCGATTGGTCGGCCAACACGGCCGGAGGAAGTTGCCGAGTTGATCGGCTTCCTGTGCTCACCGCGTGCAGGCGCGATCACTGGCAGCGAACATGTGATTGACGGAGGCACTGTACCTGTTGCCTAA
- a CDS encoding helix-turn-helix domain-containing protein — protein MMDQMDTPHEYTQESAAEGVEAALRMIEGRWKLIILFHLFGGRILRFSELERAIPGVSQKMLIQQLRQMEGDGIVKRTVYPEVPPKVEYSLTDWGQSLCPALDALLTWAGNRPNKSC, from the coding sequence ATGATGGATCAAATGGATACGCCTCACGAATACACACAGGAAAGTGCAGCCGAAGGCGTTGAAGCCGCCCTTCGCATGATCGAGGGACGATGGAAACTGATCATCCTGTTCCATCTGTTCGGAGGGCGGATTCTGCGCTTTTCCGAACTGGAGCGCGCGATCCCCGGGGTATCACAGAAGATGCTGATCCAGCAGCTCCGGCAGATGGAAGGCGATGGCATCGTGAAACGAACCGTGTATCCAGAGGTGCCGCCTAAGGTGGAGTATAGTCTGACCGATTGGGGGCAATCCCTTTGCCCCGCACTCGATGCGCTCCTCACCTGGGCGGGCAATCGTCCCAATAAGAGCTGCTAA
- a CDS encoding IS1182 family transposase produces MAGFIEGVSRDQTVLFPDRLDDWIGEDHLVRVVDLFVAELDLMDLGFSRSQPAGTGRPGYHPSVLLKIFIYGYLNRIPSSRRLEREACRNVEVMWLTGRLVPDHKTIADFRRYNGPAIRRTCAQFVELCRRIGMLGGVCIAVDGSKFKAVNNRDRNFTKNKISSRLAHLEADAERYIKEMARLDNQEEGQVRSEKVAHLARRQKRIRQEIDRLKTLEAALPEAPDGQISLTDPDARAMATSARLSGLVGYNVQSAVDTDTHLIIAHDVTNQGFDRTQLVPMAISAQRVLGRKKVHVIADKGYFSGTQIFACHEAGISVTVPRPETSGNRRKGKFVKADFHYSPERDVYHCPAGRELIYRYTRQEGGLNVRRYWINECQNCEFQDQCTSGKERRISRWEHEYLVDEMRSRLGRDPDPMTLRRCTVEHPFGTIKAWMGSTHFQMRRLKNVRTEMALHVLAYNIKRAVNIIGVRQLMTAMAE; encoded by the coding sequence ATGGCGGGTTTTATCGAAGGTGTCAGCCGAGACCAAACGGTTCTATTTCCAGATCGTCTTGATGATTGGATTGGTGAGGATCATCTGGTTCGAGTGGTTGATCTGTTTGTCGCTGAACTTGATTTGATGGATCTTGGCTTTTCCCGTTCGCAGCCCGCTGGAACTGGTCGCCCTGGTTATCATCCTTCTGTGTTGTTGAAGATTTTCATTTACGGCTACTTGAATAGGATTCCCTCGAGTCGGCGGTTGGAACGTGAGGCGTGCCGGAATGTTGAAGTGATGTGGCTAACAGGCCGTCTTGTTCCAGATCACAAGACTATCGCTGATTTCCGACGTTACAACGGGCCAGCTATCCGTAGAACTTGTGCGCAGTTCGTGGAGCTTTGTCGCCGGATAGGTATGCTGGGTGGCGTCTGCATCGCCGTTGATGGCAGTAAGTTCAAGGCAGTGAATAATCGTGATCGCAATTTCACAAAAAACAAGATTTCCAGCCGTCTTGCTCACCTCGAAGCAGATGCAGAGCGCTATATCAAGGAAATGGCCCGGCTCGACAATCAGGAAGAAGGTCAAGTCCGTTCAGAAAAGGTGGCACACCTTGCCCGCCGTCAGAAACGAATTCGCCAAGAGATTGATCGATTAAAGACCCTTGAGGCAGCTCTGCCGGAAGCACCTGATGGCCAAATATCTCTGACTGACCCTGATGCCCGTGCTATGGCGACAAGCGCTCGTTTGAGCGGGCTGGTCGGTTACAACGTTCAAAGTGCCGTCGATACTGATACCCACCTGATTATCGCGCATGATGTCACGAACCAAGGATTTGATCGCACACAATTGGTACCTATGGCGATATCCGCTCAAAGGGTTCTTGGACGCAAGAAAGTGCATGTCATTGCCGACAAGGGATATTTCAGTGGCACCCAAATATTTGCCTGCCATGAAGCGGGTATTTCAGTAACCGTGCCACGCCCAGAAACATCCGGCAATCGTCGCAAGGGTAAGTTTGTGAAGGCTGACTTCCATTATAGCCCAGAACGCGATGTCTATCACTGCCCGGCTGGACGAGAGTTGATCTATCGATACACACGGCAAGAAGGTGGACTGAATGTTCGCCGCTACTGGATCAATGAATGCCAGAATTGCGAGTTTCAGGATCAGTGCACCAGTGGCAAGGAACGCCGGATCAGCCGTTGGGAACATGAATATCTGGTTGATGAGATGCGCAGTCGATTGGGCCGTGATCCCGATCCTATGACTTTGCGGCGATGTACGGTCGAGCACCCGTTTGGCACTATAAAGGCCTGGATGGGATCAACCCATTTCCAAATGCGTCGATTAAAGAATGTCAGGACGGAAATGGCTCTTCATGTCCTGGCCTACAACATCAAAAGAGCGGTCAATATAATCGGTGTCAGACAATTGATGACCGCTATGGCCGAGTAA
- a CDS encoding electron transfer flavoprotein subunit alpha/FixB family protein — protein MRRVLIYIEGGYASQGLKLLQAAKSVLEDAPCETYALITVGSTDDLRGVFDCIFDARSQKLDLFDAAAMAALIGALHADYHFDCIVMAATRSAVMLAPRLAVHGDFGLVTDVDEIKWQDGQLTCFRRPHGGRTRVAIAVSKHAPPLLTVRPDAFGLQENWTVKESRIVEVTDTGHLHASTRLRKIARHEIAEPDISKSAVLVAGGGGIAGNFAALRPLADALGGEVAASRAIVDRGLAPRCIQVGQSGNHVAPRLYIALGIHGAIQHVTAIRGADYLISVNTNENAPICNLSDIVVVGDAFAFVDALLKMIKEEKGNGNV, from the coding sequence ATGCGCCGAGTACTCATCTATATCGAAGGCGGATATGCCTCACAGGGACTGAAGCTGCTGCAGGCAGCTAAATCAGTTCTGGAGGATGCGCCATGTGAGACCTATGCACTGATCACTGTGGGCTCCACAGATGACCTGCGCGGCGTATTTGATTGTATATTTGATGCACGAAGCCAGAAGCTTGACCTGTTTGATGCTGCCGCAATGGCTGCGCTGATCGGCGCCCTTCATGCAGACTATCACTTCGATTGCATCGTGATGGCAGCCACCCGGTCGGCCGTCATGCTGGCGCCAAGGCTTGCGGTTCACGGCGATTTCGGGCTGGTGACCGATGTCGACGAGATCAAATGGCAAGACGGCCAGCTCACATGTTTCCGGCGGCCCCATGGTGGTCGGACGCGGGTCGCTATCGCGGTGAGCAAACATGCACCACCATTGCTCACCGTGCGCCCTGATGCTTTCGGTCTGCAAGAGAACTGGACCGTAAAAGAGTCCCGGATCGTTGAGGTGACCGATACCGGTCACCTCCATGCCTCAACCCGTCTGCGCAAGATTGCAAGACATGAGATCGCCGAGCCCGATATCAGCAAAAGCGCCGTGCTGGTTGCTGGTGGCGGTGGTATCGCTGGCAACTTTGCCGCACTGCGCCCCCTGGCGGACGCGTTGGGTGGTGAGGTGGCTGCCAGTCGCGCCATCGTGGATCGGGGGCTCGCGCCCAGATGCATTCAGGTGGGGCAGTCGGGCAATCATGTTGCTCCGCGCCTCTACATCGCGCTTGGCATTCATGGCGCGATCCAGCATGTCACCGCGATCCGCGGTGCTGATTATCTGATTTCCGTCAACACCAATGAGAATGCACCAATTTGCAACCTGTCCGACATTGTCGTCGTGGGGGATGCATTCGCATTTGTTGACGCATTGCTCAAAATGATCAAGGAGGAAAAAGGCAATGGAAATGTCTGA
- a CDS encoding nuclear transport factor 2 family protein — MTDTVPIAVLRYFAARSPQAVANSFSDEGTALDEGNTYHGKAEILQWREAASKIQFEEEILSSRQVGAQTIESCRLTGDFKGSPVNLDFSFELDGDRISRLEIA; from the coding sequence ATGACCGACACAGTGCCCATTGCCGTTCTGCGCTACTTCGCAGCCCGATCACCGCAGGCCGTTGCCAACAGCTTCAGTGATGAAGGCACCGCTCTGGATGAAGGCAATACCTATCACGGCAAAGCCGAAATCCTTCAATGGCGAGAGGCCGCGAGCAAGATCCAGTTTGAAGAAGAAATTCTCTCCTCCAGGCAGGTCGGAGCTCAAACAATCGAGTCTTGCCGCCTGACCGGCGACTTCAAGGGAAGTCCTGTGAATCTGGACTTCAGTTTCGAGTTGGACGGGGACCGGATCAGCCGGCTGGAGATTGCGTGA
- a CDS encoding FAD-binding oxidoreductase has product MDSATILDQLAKLVAPDQINQNEEDLYEASADRYKKYAKARKVLDVPAPIAIVYPDSAEQVSTLLKFCNDNGINVIPRSGMTATEGGLENWKETTLVIDTVRLDKIIKIDPYNSQATVEAGVALQTLEDELRKIGYTTGHSPQSKPVAKYGGLVATRSIGQFSTLYGGIEDMVVGLECVFPDGHISRIKNVSRRAGGPDIRHIVIGNEGALCYITEVTVKIFKYYPDNNKFYGYLVKDVESGIKILREVMVNGFRPSVARVYSEEDAAQHFYHFHEGKCVLLFMAEGPKGIAEATGVAIEEAVETFRDGIIRQVDSQLIEDWFNHLNWSQKDIDDEVAEMEKSDSHAGFTTEISADWATIPIIYNAVMERVRKEFHRAEDLTMLGGHSSHSYLNGTNMYFVYNYRINCAPEDEMLVYHHPLQTIIVEETLKHGGSMCHHHGIGKYRSEWTKAEHGSAFYMLEKLKEAFDPNGIMNYGTIFPQEAVKKYIYQEDEGGDA; this is encoded by the coding sequence TTGGATTCCGCGACGATTTTGGACCAATTGGCTAAGCTGGTTGCCCCCGACCAGATCAATCAGAACGAAGAGGACCTGTACGAAGCCTCTGCCGATCGCTACAAGAAATACGCCAAGGCCAGAAAGGTGCTTGATGTTCCCGCTCCTATCGCCATCGTCTATCCCGACAGTGCCGAACAGGTCAGCACCTTGCTCAAGTTCTGCAACGACAATGGGATCAATGTGATCCCACGCTCGGGCATGACGGCAACCGAGGGCGGCCTTGAAAACTGGAAAGAGACCACGCTGGTCATCGATACTGTGCGTCTCGACAAAATCATCAAGATTGATCCCTATAACAGTCAGGCAACAGTGGAAGCTGGCGTCGCCCTTCAAACCCTTGAGGATGAGCTACGCAAGATCGGCTACACCACCGGGCATTCGCCGCAGTCCAAGCCGGTCGCCAAATATGGTGGTCTTGTTGCAACGCGCTCCATCGGCCAGTTCTCCACCCTGTACGGTGGTATCGAGGACATGGTAGTCGGTCTCGAATGCGTATTTCCCGACGGCCACATCTCTCGTATCAAGAATGTTTCCCGCCGGGCTGGCGGACCGGACATTCGGCATATTGTCATCGGCAATGAAGGGGCGCTTTGCTACATCACCGAAGTGACGGTGAAGATCTTTAAATACTATCCGGACAACAACAAATTTTATGGCTATCTGGTTAAGGATGTTGAGAGCGGGATCAAGATCCTGCGCGAAGTGATGGTCAACGGCTTCCGCCCATCTGTCGCCCGGGTTTACTCCGAGGAGGATGCGGCTCAGCATTTCTATCATTTCCACGAAGGCAAATGTGTTTTGCTGTTCATGGCCGAAGGTCCCAAGGGAATTGCAGAGGCAACGGGCGTTGCGATCGAGGAGGCTGTCGAGACATTCAGGGATGGCATCATCCGCCAGGTCGACAGCCAGTTGATCGAAGACTGGTTCAATCATCTCAATTGGTCTCAGAAGGATATTGATGATGAGGTGGCCGAAATGGAGAAGAGCGACTCCCATGCCGGTTTCACCACCGAAATCTCGGCCGACTGGGCAACCATTCCAATCATTTACAATGCGGTCATGGAACGGGTGCGCAAGGAGTTTCATCGCGCCGAAGACCTGACCATGCTTGGCGGCCATTCCTCGCACAGCTATCTGAACGGGACGAACATGTATTTCGTCTACAACTACCGGATCAACTGCGCACCGGAAGACGAGATGCTCGTCTATCACCATCCGCTTCAGACGATCATTGTCGAAGAGACGCTCAAACATGGCGGCTCCATGTGCCATCACCACGGCATCGGGAAATATCGCAGCGAATGGACCAAGGCCGAACACGGCTCTGCCTTCTATATGCTCGAAAAGCTCAAAGAGGCTTTCGATCCGAACGGCATCATGAATTACGGCACCATTTTCCCTCAGGAAGCGGTCAAAAAATACATCTATCAGGAAGATGAAGGCGGTGACGCGTGA